The bacterium genome has a segment encoding these proteins:
- a CDS encoding acyl-CoA thioesterase: MSERLSKAPRESYVEMIQQVLPGDTNPLGTVFGGKVMMWIDTAGAVAAMRHVKGNVVTASIDKVDFHASGQVGDVMVLKSKVTFTGRTSLEVSVEVLAENPRTGKRQLTTDAFLTFVAIDANHKPIEVPALAPETEEEQRNFLLGKARREARKKAEKMQAG, from the coding sequence ATGTCAGAACGATTAAGCAAAGCGCCAAGAGAATCTTATGTAGAAATGATCCAGCAAGTCTTGCCTGGAGACACCAATCCTTTAGGGACTGTTTTTGGTGGAAAAGTCATGATGTGGATTGATACGGCAGGAGCCGTGGCAGCCATGCGCCATGTTAAAGGCAATGTGGTGACGGCCTCCATTGATAAAGTAGACTTTCATGCTTCTGGACAAGTGGGAGATGTCATGGTCTTAAAAAGCAAAGTTACGTTTACCGGCAGAACATCTTTAGAAGTGAGCGTGGAAGTCTTGGCAGAAAACCCAAGAACGGGCAAACGCCAACTCACCACAGACGCCTTTTTGACTTTTGTTGCCATTGATGCCAACCATAAACCCATTGAAGTCCCAGCCTTGGCACCAGAAACAGAAGAAGAGCAAAGAAACTTTTTATTAGGCAAAGCCCGCCGAGAAGCCCGTAAAAAAGCCGAGAAGATGCAAGCTGGATAA